The Primulina eburnea isolate SZY01 chromosome 8, ASM2296580v1, whole genome shotgun sequence genome contains a region encoding:
- the LOC140838781 gene encoding katanin p80 WD40 repeat-containing subunit B1 homolog KTN80.1-like isoform X2 — protein MAKRGYKLQEFVAHAGNVNCLRFGKKNCRVFITGGDDQKVNLWSVGKPTSLMSLCGHTTPVESVAFDSAEILVVAGSSSGAIKLWDLEETKMVRTLTGHRSYCNAVEFHPFGEFFASGSMDTNLKIWDIRKKGCIHTYKSHTRGISTIRFTPDGRWVVSGGFDNVVKVWDLTAGKLLNDFKFHEGHVRSIEFHPLEFLLATGSADKTVKFWDLETFEMIGSARREAAGVRSLTFHPDGKSLFCGFDDSLKVYSWEPVICHDSVDMGWSTLGDLCIQDGKLLGGAYYENSVAVWVADISLIEPYGTRVAPDQHNQSEQKPGDQVKKEESHLKSKPNTRSTTPESDAKEIKTIYVDRVNPIISKAAASLDAPKVVTSSDSKEINTVGIQKRAPASSLPAKNNAPASNRSLVMPNIVPRDASDGKDSVGSRKETIASNKASSVVSAKPHTRRLSNCRFDVERLSVSLNSMPSDNVKSPFGSKRETNVHTRLVTDENAKDSSEGKHSSIKTVVEKLDRTSSPATTLSTVVSGGQTLNISKAANPIKVVNGVAVVHGRTRSLVERFEKKENCDDEICMPNKASGVTTEAVETPSAQNTDLKVVTREETTVTDVSFIENLMQNHDSLLSSFRSRLTKLQMVRHFWERNDVKGAINAVTKFPDHSVQADVVGVFLERTEVITLDLFSCLLPILLGLLESKVERHSSVSLEILLKLVAVFGTMIRSTVSAPPAVGIDLHAEERLQCCKKCFAHLQDVQTIIPELVKRGGVVAKCAQQLNLVLQQS, from the exons ATGGCGAAGCGCGGCTATAAATTGC AGGAATTTGTTGCGCATGCTGGGAATGTAAATTGTTTGAGGTTTGGGAAAAAAAATTGCCGAGTATTTATTACCGGTGGGGATGATCAGAAAGTGAATCTCTGGTCCGTTGGGAAACCGACATCGTTGATG AGCCTATGTGGCCACACTACTCCAGTTGAGTCTGTGGCTTTTGATTCAGCAGAAATTCTAGTAGTAGCTGGATCTTCTTCTGGTGCCATAAAGCTGTGGGATTTGGAAGAAACAAAAA TGGTTCGCACTCTTACTGGACACAGATCCTATTGCAACGCTGttgaatttcatccatttgGTGAGTTTTTTGCATCTGGTTCTATGGACACCAATCTAAAGATATGGGATATTAGAAAGAAAGGATGCATCCATACATATAAAAGTCACACTCGAGGAATAAGTACCATAAGATTCACACCTGATGGCCGGTGGGTAGTTTCGGGTGGATTTGATAATGTTGTTAAG GTTTGGGACCTGACAGCTGGAAAGCTTTTGaatgattttaagtttcatGAAGGACATGTTCGGTCCATCGAATTTCATCCACTTGAGTTCCTTTTAGCGACTG GTTCAGCTGACAAAACCGTGAAATTTTGGGATTTGGAGACATTTGAAATGATAGGATCTGCCAGACGTGAG GCTGCAGGGGTACGGTCACTCACCTTCCATCCTGATGGAAAAAGTCTGTTTTGCGGATTTGATGATAGTTTAAAG GTTTACTCATGGGAACCTGTAATATGCCATGACTCTGTTGATATGGGGTGGTCTACGCTTGGTGATCTTTGCATTCAAGATGGAAAACTTTTGGGTGGAGCATATTATGAAAACTCAGTCGCAGTTTGGGTGGCTGATATTTCG CTTATAGAGCCATATGGCACAAGGGTGGCACCTGATCAACATAACCAGTCGGAGCAGAAACCTGGAGATCAGgtgaagaaagaagaaagtcatTTAAAGTCCAAGCCAAATACGCGCTCTACAACACCTGAGAGTGATGCAAAGGAAATCAAAACTATATATGTGGACC GAGTGAATCCCATCATTTCAAAGGCAGCTGCTTCCCTTGATGCCCCTAAGGTTGTAACTTCATCAGATTCAAAGGAAATAAATACTGTTGGAATTCAAAAGCGGGCTCCTGCTAGTAGCTTGCCAGCCAAAAATAATGCACCAGCCAGTAATAGGTCTCTTGTTATGCCTAACATTGTACCTCGTGATGCTTCTGATGGAAAAGATTCAGTTGGATCTAGGAAGGAAACTATTGCTTCTAATAAAGCAAGTAGTGTTGTTTCCGCTAAACCTCATACTCGGAGGCTATCCAACTGTAGATTTGATGTGGAAAGATTGTCGGTGTCCCTCAACTCCATGCCTTCTGACAATGTGAAAAGCCCGTTTGGCAGCAAGAGAGAAACAAACGTCCACACTAGACTCGTGACTGATGAAAATGCTAAGGATTCGTCTGAGGGAAAACATTCAAGTATCAAGACTGTTGTGGAAAAGCTCGACAGAACTTCATCGCCAGCAACTACATTAAGCACGG ttgtATCAGGTGGTCAGACATTGAATATCAGTAAAGCGGCGAACCCCATCAAAGTTGTCAATGGAG TGGCAGTTGTACATGGAAGGACTCGTAGTTTGGTAGAGAGGTTTGAAAAAAAGGAAAATTGTGATGATGAAATTTGCATGCCCAATAAGGCTTCTGGTGTGACCACCGAGGCTGTGGAAACACCTTCCGCTCAG AATACTGACCTGAAAGTTGTTACAAGGGAGGAGACAACTGTGACTGATGTTAGTTTTATAGAAAATCTGATGCAGAATCACGATTCCCTGTTGAGTTCATTTCGATCCCGACTGACAAAGTTACAG ATGGTACGACATTTTTGGGAGAGGAATGATGTGAAGGGTGCCATAAATGCCGTGACAAAATTTCCAGACCATTCT GTACAGGCAGATGTAGTTGGTGTTTTCCTTGAAAGGACGGAGGTTATTACGTTAGACTTATTTTCTTGCTTGCTTCCAATACTTTTGGGATTATTGGAAAGCAAAGTAGAAAG ACACTCTAGCGTTTCATTAGAGATACTTCTAAAGTTAGTAGCAGTCTTTGGTACGATGATTCGTTCAACAGTTTCGGCACCTCCAGCAGTTGGAATAGATCTTCACGCAGAGGAGAG ACTTCAATGTTGCAAAAAGTGCTTTGCCCATCTGCAAGACGTACAGACAATTATTCCAGAACTTGTGAA GAGGGGAGGCGTCGTAGCAAAATGCGCGCAACAACTAAATCTGGTTCTCCAACAGTCGTAA
- the LOC140838781 gene encoding katanin p80 WD40 repeat-containing subunit B1 homolog KTN80.1-like isoform X4, with protein sequence MDTNLKIWDIRKKGCIHTYKSHTRGISTIRFTPDGRWVVSGGFDNVVKVWDLTAGKLLNDFKFHEGHVRSIEFHPLEFLLATGSADKTVKFWDLETFEMIGSARREAAGVRSLTFHPDGKSLFCGFDDSLKVYSWEPVICHDSVDMGWSTLGDLCIQDGKLLGGAYYENSVAVWVADISLIEPYGTRVAPDQHNQSEQKPGDQVKKEESHLKSKPNTRSTTPESDAKEIKTIYVDLSGVNPIISKAAASLDAPKVVTSSDSKEINTVGIQKRAPASSLPAKNNAPASNRSLVMPNIVPRDASDGKDSVGSRKETIASNKASSVVSAKPHTRRLSNCRFDVERLSVSLNSMPSDNVKSPFGSKRETNVHTRLVTDENAKDSSEGKHSSIKTVVEKLDRTSSPATTLSTVVSGGQTLNISKAANPIKVVNGVAVVHGRTRSLVERFEKKENCDDEICMPNKASGVTTEAVETPSAQNTDLKVVTREETTVTDVSFIENLMQNHDSLLSSFRSRLTKLQMVRHFWERNDVKGAINAVTKFPDHSVQADVVGVFLERTEVITLDLFSCLLPILLGLLESKVERHSSVSLEILLKLVAVFGTMIRSTVSAPPAVGIDLHAEERLQCCKKCFAHLQDVQTIIPELVKRGGVVAKCAQQLNLVLQQS encoded by the exons ATGGACACCAATCTAAAGATATGGGATATTAGAAAGAAAGGATGCATCCATACATATAAAAGTCACACTCGAGGAATAAGTACCATAAGATTCACACCTGATGGCCGGTGGGTAGTTTCGGGTGGATTTGATAATGTTGTTAAG GTTTGGGACCTGACAGCTGGAAAGCTTTTGaatgattttaagtttcatGAAGGACATGTTCGGTCCATCGAATTTCATCCACTTGAGTTCCTTTTAGCGACTG GTTCAGCTGACAAAACCGTGAAATTTTGGGATTTGGAGACATTTGAAATGATAGGATCTGCCAGACGTGAG GCTGCAGGGGTACGGTCACTCACCTTCCATCCTGATGGAAAAAGTCTGTTTTGCGGATTTGATGATAGTTTAAAG GTTTACTCATGGGAACCTGTAATATGCCATGACTCTGTTGATATGGGGTGGTCTACGCTTGGTGATCTTTGCATTCAAGATGGAAAACTTTTGGGTGGAGCATATTATGAAAACTCAGTCGCAGTTTGGGTGGCTGATATTTCG CTTATAGAGCCATATGGCACAAGGGTGGCACCTGATCAACATAACCAGTCGGAGCAGAAACCTGGAGATCAGgtgaagaaagaagaaagtcatTTAAAGTCCAAGCCAAATACGCGCTCTACAACACCTGAGAGTGATGCAAAGGAAATCAAAACTATATATGTGGACC TTTCAGGAGTGAATCCCATCATTTCAAAGGCAGCTGCTTCCCTTGATGCCCCTAAGGTTGTAACTTCATCAGATTCAAAGGAAATAAATACTGTTGGAATTCAAAAGCGGGCTCCTGCTAGTAGCTTGCCAGCCAAAAATAATGCACCAGCCAGTAATAGGTCTCTTGTTATGCCTAACATTGTACCTCGTGATGCTTCTGATGGAAAAGATTCAGTTGGATCTAGGAAGGAAACTATTGCTTCTAATAAAGCAAGTAGTGTTGTTTCCGCTAAACCTCATACTCGGAGGCTATCCAACTGTAGATTTGATGTGGAAAGATTGTCGGTGTCCCTCAACTCCATGCCTTCTGACAATGTGAAAAGCCCGTTTGGCAGCAAGAGAGAAACAAACGTCCACACTAGACTCGTGACTGATGAAAATGCTAAGGATTCGTCTGAGGGAAAACATTCAAGTATCAAGACTGTTGTGGAAAAGCTCGACAGAACTTCATCGCCAGCAACTACATTAAGCACGG ttgtATCAGGTGGTCAGACATTGAATATCAGTAAAGCGGCGAACCCCATCAAAGTTGTCAATGGAG TGGCAGTTGTACATGGAAGGACTCGTAGTTTGGTAGAGAGGTTTGAAAAAAAGGAAAATTGTGATGATGAAATTTGCATGCCCAATAAGGCTTCTGGTGTGACCACCGAGGCTGTGGAAACACCTTCCGCTCAG AATACTGACCTGAAAGTTGTTACAAGGGAGGAGACAACTGTGACTGATGTTAGTTTTATAGAAAATCTGATGCAGAATCACGATTCCCTGTTGAGTTCATTTCGATCCCGACTGACAAAGTTACAG ATGGTACGACATTTTTGGGAGAGGAATGATGTGAAGGGTGCCATAAATGCCGTGACAAAATTTCCAGACCATTCT GTACAGGCAGATGTAGTTGGTGTTTTCCTTGAAAGGACGGAGGTTATTACGTTAGACTTATTTTCTTGCTTGCTTCCAATACTTTTGGGATTATTGGAAAGCAAAGTAGAAAG ACACTCTAGCGTTTCATTAGAGATACTTCTAAAGTTAGTAGCAGTCTTTGGTACGATGATTCGTTCAACAGTTTCGGCACCTCCAGCAGTTGGAATAGATCTTCACGCAGAGGAGAG ACTTCAATGTTGCAAAAAGTGCTTTGCCCATCTGCAAGACGTACAGACAATTATTCCAGAACTTGTGAA GAGGGGAGGCGTCGTAGCAAAATGCGCGCAACAACTAAATCTGGTTCTCCAACAGTCGTAA
- the LOC140838781 gene encoding katanin p80 WD40 repeat-containing subunit B1 homolog KTN80.1-like isoform X1, with protein sequence MAKRGYKLQEFVAHAGNVNCLRFGKKNCRVFITGGDDQKVNLWSVGKPTSLMSLCGHTTPVESVAFDSAEILVVAGSSSGAIKLWDLEETKMVRTLTGHRSYCNAVEFHPFGEFFASGSMDTNLKIWDIRKKGCIHTYKSHTRGISTIRFTPDGRWVVSGGFDNVVKVWDLTAGKLLNDFKFHEGHVRSIEFHPLEFLLATGSADKTVKFWDLETFEMIGSARREAAGVRSLTFHPDGKSLFCGFDDSLKVYSWEPVICHDSVDMGWSTLGDLCIQDGKLLGGAYYENSVAVWVADISLIEPYGTRVAPDQHNQSEQKPGDQVKKEESHLKSKPNTRSTTPESDAKEIKTIYVDLSGVNPIISKAAASLDAPKVVTSSDSKEINTVGIQKRAPASSLPAKNNAPASNRSLVMPNIVPRDASDGKDSVGSRKETIASNKASSVVSAKPHTRRLSNCRFDVERLSVSLNSMPSDNVKSPFGSKRETNVHTRLVTDENAKDSSEGKHSSIKTVVEKLDRTSSPATTLSTVVSGGQTLNISKAANPIKVVNGVAVVHGRTRSLVERFEKKENCDDEICMPNKASGVTTEAVETPSAQNTDLKVVTREETTVTDVSFIENLMQNHDSLLSSFRSRLTKLQMVRHFWERNDVKGAINAVTKFPDHSVQADVVGVFLERTEVITLDLFSCLLPILLGLLESKVERHSSVSLEILLKLVAVFGTMIRSTVSAPPAVGIDLHAEERLQCCKKCFAHLQDVQTIIPELVKRGGVVAKCAQQLNLVLQQS encoded by the exons ATGGCGAAGCGCGGCTATAAATTGC AGGAATTTGTTGCGCATGCTGGGAATGTAAATTGTTTGAGGTTTGGGAAAAAAAATTGCCGAGTATTTATTACCGGTGGGGATGATCAGAAAGTGAATCTCTGGTCCGTTGGGAAACCGACATCGTTGATG AGCCTATGTGGCCACACTACTCCAGTTGAGTCTGTGGCTTTTGATTCAGCAGAAATTCTAGTAGTAGCTGGATCTTCTTCTGGTGCCATAAAGCTGTGGGATTTGGAAGAAACAAAAA TGGTTCGCACTCTTACTGGACACAGATCCTATTGCAACGCTGttgaatttcatccatttgGTGAGTTTTTTGCATCTGGTTCTATGGACACCAATCTAAAGATATGGGATATTAGAAAGAAAGGATGCATCCATACATATAAAAGTCACACTCGAGGAATAAGTACCATAAGATTCACACCTGATGGCCGGTGGGTAGTTTCGGGTGGATTTGATAATGTTGTTAAG GTTTGGGACCTGACAGCTGGAAAGCTTTTGaatgattttaagtttcatGAAGGACATGTTCGGTCCATCGAATTTCATCCACTTGAGTTCCTTTTAGCGACTG GTTCAGCTGACAAAACCGTGAAATTTTGGGATTTGGAGACATTTGAAATGATAGGATCTGCCAGACGTGAG GCTGCAGGGGTACGGTCACTCACCTTCCATCCTGATGGAAAAAGTCTGTTTTGCGGATTTGATGATAGTTTAAAG GTTTACTCATGGGAACCTGTAATATGCCATGACTCTGTTGATATGGGGTGGTCTACGCTTGGTGATCTTTGCATTCAAGATGGAAAACTTTTGGGTGGAGCATATTATGAAAACTCAGTCGCAGTTTGGGTGGCTGATATTTCG CTTATAGAGCCATATGGCACAAGGGTGGCACCTGATCAACATAACCAGTCGGAGCAGAAACCTGGAGATCAGgtgaagaaagaagaaagtcatTTAAAGTCCAAGCCAAATACGCGCTCTACAACACCTGAGAGTGATGCAAAGGAAATCAAAACTATATATGTGGACC TTTCAGGAGTGAATCCCATCATTTCAAAGGCAGCTGCTTCCCTTGATGCCCCTAAGGTTGTAACTTCATCAGATTCAAAGGAAATAAATACTGTTGGAATTCAAAAGCGGGCTCCTGCTAGTAGCTTGCCAGCCAAAAATAATGCACCAGCCAGTAATAGGTCTCTTGTTATGCCTAACATTGTACCTCGTGATGCTTCTGATGGAAAAGATTCAGTTGGATCTAGGAAGGAAACTATTGCTTCTAATAAAGCAAGTAGTGTTGTTTCCGCTAAACCTCATACTCGGAGGCTATCCAACTGTAGATTTGATGTGGAAAGATTGTCGGTGTCCCTCAACTCCATGCCTTCTGACAATGTGAAAAGCCCGTTTGGCAGCAAGAGAGAAACAAACGTCCACACTAGACTCGTGACTGATGAAAATGCTAAGGATTCGTCTGAGGGAAAACATTCAAGTATCAAGACTGTTGTGGAAAAGCTCGACAGAACTTCATCGCCAGCAACTACATTAAGCACGG ttgtATCAGGTGGTCAGACATTGAATATCAGTAAAGCGGCGAACCCCATCAAAGTTGTCAATGGAG TGGCAGTTGTACATGGAAGGACTCGTAGTTTGGTAGAGAGGTTTGAAAAAAAGGAAAATTGTGATGATGAAATTTGCATGCCCAATAAGGCTTCTGGTGTGACCACCGAGGCTGTGGAAACACCTTCCGCTCAG AATACTGACCTGAAAGTTGTTACAAGGGAGGAGACAACTGTGACTGATGTTAGTTTTATAGAAAATCTGATGCAGAATCACGATTCCCTGTTGAGTTCATTTCGATCCCGACTGACAAAGTTACAG ATGGTACGACATTTTTGGGAGAGGAATGATGTGAAGGGTGCCATAAATGCCGTGACAAAATTTCCAGACCATTCT GTACAGGCAGATGTAGTTGGTGTTTTCCTTGAAAGGACGGAGGTTATTACGTTAGACTTATTTTCTTGCTTGCTTCCAATACTTTTGGGATTATTGGAAAGCAAAGTAGAAAG ACACTCTAGCGTTTCATTAGAGATACTTCTAAAGTTAGTAGCAGTCTTTGGTACGATGATTCGTTCAACAGTTTCGGCACCTCCAGCAGTTGGAATAGATCTTCACGCAGAGGAGAG ACTTCAATGTTGCAAAAAGTGCTTTGCCCATCTGCAAGACGTACAGACAATTATTCCAGAACTTGTGAA GAGGGGAGGCGTCGTAGCAAAATGCGCGCAACAACTAAATCTGGTTCTCCAACAGTCGTAA
- the LOC140838781 gene encoding katanin p80 WD40 repeat-containing subunit B1 homolog KTN80.1-like isoform X3: protein MAKRGYKLQEFVAHAGNVNCLRFGKKNCRVFITGGDDQKVNLWSVGKPTSLMSLCGHTTPVESVAFDSAEILVVAGSSSGAIKLWDLEETKMVRTLTGHRSYCNAVEFHPFGEFFASGSMDTNLKIWDIRKKGCIHTYKSHTRGISTIRFTPDGRWVVSGGFDNVVKVWDLTAGKLLNDFKFHEGHVRSIEFHPLEFLLATGSADKTVKFWDLETFEMIGSARREAAGVRSLTFHPDGKSLFCGFDDSLKVYSWEPVICHDSVDMGWSTLGDLCIQDGKLLGGAYYENSVAVWVADISLIEPYGTRVAPDQHNQSEQKPGDQVKKEESHLKSKPNTRSTTPESDAKEIKTIYVDLSGVNPIISKAAASLDAPKVVTSSDSKEINTVGIQKRAPASSLPAKNNAPASNRSLVMPNIVPRDASDGKDSVGSRKETIASNKASSVVSAKPHTRRLSNCRFDVERLSVSLNSMPSDNVKSPFGSKRETNVHTRLVTDENAKDSSEGKHSSIKTVVEKLDRTSSPATTLSTVVSGGQTLNISKAANPIKVVNGVVHGRTRSLVERFEKKENCDDEICMPNKASGVTTEAVETPSAQNTDLKVVTREETTVTDVSFIENLMQNHDSLLSSFRSRLTKLQMVRHFWERNDVKGAINAVTKFPDHSVQADVVGVFLERTEVITLDLFSCLLPILLGLLESKVERHSSVSLEILLKLVAVFGTMIRSTVSAPPAVGIDLHAEERLQCCKKCFAHLQDVQTIIPELVKRGGVVAKCAQQLNLVLQQS from the exons ATGGCGAAGCGCGGCTATAAATTGC AGGAATTTGTTGCGCATGCTGGGAATGTAAATTGTTTGAGGTTTGGGAAAAAAAATTGCCGAGTATTTATTACCGGTGGGGATGATCAGAAAGTGAATCTCTGGTCCGTTGGGAAACCGACATCGTTGATG AGCCTATGTGGCCACACTACTCCAGTTGAGTCTGTGGCTTTTGATTCAGCAGAAATTCTAGTAGTAGCTGGATCTTCTTCTGGTGCCATAAAGCTGTGGGATTTGGAAGAAACAAAAA TGGTTCGCACTCTTACTGGACACAGATCCTATTGCAACGCTGttgaatttcatccatttgGTGAGTTTTTTGCATCTGGTTCTATGGACACCAATCTAAAGATATGGGATATTAGAAAGAAAGGATGCATCCATACATATAAAAGTCACACTCGAGGAATAAGTACCATAAGATTCACACCTGATGGCCGGTGGGTAGTTTCGGGTGGATTTGATAATGTTGTTAAG GTTTGGGACCTGACAGCTGGAAAGCTTTTGaatgattttaagtttcatGAAGGACATGTTCGGTCCATCGAATTTCATCCACTTGAGTTCCTTTTAGCGACTG GTTCAGCTGACAAAACCGTGAAATTTTGGGATTTGGAGACATTTGAAATGATAGGATCTGCCAGACGTGAG GCTGCAGGGGTACGGTCACTCACCTTCCATCCTGATGGAAAAAGTCTGTTTTGCGGATTTGATGATAGTTTAAAG GTTTACTCATGGGAACCTGTAATATGCCATGACTCTGTTGATATGGGGTGGTCTACGCTTGGTGATCTTTGCATTCAAGATGGAAAACTTTTGGGTGGAGCATATTATGAAAACTCAGTCGCAGTTTGGGTGGCTGATATTTCG CTTATAGAGCCATATGGCACAAGGGTGGCACCTGATCAACATAACCAGTCGGAGCAGAAACCTGGAGATCAGgtgaagaaagaagaaagtcatTTAAAGTCCAAGCCAAATACGCGCTCTACAACACCTGAGAGTGATGCAAAGGAAATCAAAACTATATATGTGGACC TTTCAGGAGTGAATCCCATCATTTCAAAGGCAGCTGCTTCCCTTGATGCCCCTAAGGTTGTAACTTCATCAGATTCAAAGGAAATAAATACTGTTGGAATTCAAAAGCGGGCTCCTGCTAGTAGCTTGCCAGCCAAAAATAATGCACCAGCCAGTAATAGGTCTCTTGTTATGCCTAACATTGTACCTCGTGATGCTTCTGATGGAAAAGATTCAGTTGGATCTAGGAAGGAAACTATTGCTTCTAATAAAGCAAGTAGTGTTGTTTCCGCTAAACCTCATACTCGGAGGCTATCCAACTGTAGATTTGATGTGGAAAGATTGTCGGTGTCCCTCAACTCCATGCCTTCTGACAATGTGAAAAGCCCGTTTGGCAGCAAGAGAGAAACAAACGTCCACACTAGACTCGTGACTGATGAAAATGCTAAGGATTCGTCTGAGGGAAAACATTCAAGTATCAAGACTGTTGTGGAAAAGCTCGACAGAACTTCATCGCCAGCAACTACATTAAGCACGG ttgtATCAGGTGGTCAGACATTGAATATCAGTAAAGCGGCGAACCCCATCAAAGTTGTCAATGGAG TTGTACATGGAAGGACTCGTAGTTTGGTAGAGAGGTTTGAAAAAAAGGAAAATTGTGATGATGAAATTTGCATGCCCAATAAGGCTTCTGGTGTGACCACCGAGGCTGTGGAAACACCTTCCGCTCAG AATACTGACCTGAAAGTTGTTACAAGGGAGGAGACAACTGTGACTGATGTTAGTTTTATAGAAAATCTGATGCAGAATCACGATTCCCTGTTGAGTTCATTTCGATCCCGACTGACAAAGTTACAG ATGGTACGACATTTTTGGGAGAGGAATGATGTGAAGGGTGCCATAAATGCCGTGACAAAATTTCCAGACCATTCT GTACAGGCAGATGTAGTTGGTGTTTTCCTTGAAAGGACGGAGGTTATTACGTTAGACTTATTTTCTTGCTTGCTTCCAATACTTTTGGGATTATTGGAAAGCAAAGTAGAAAG ACACTCTAGCGTTTCATTAGAGATACTTCTAAAGTTAGTAGCAGTCTTTGGTACGATGATTCGTTCAACAGTTTCGGCACCTCCAGCAGTTGGAATAGATCTTCACGCAGAGGAGAG ACTTCAATGTTGCAAAAAGTGCTTTGCCCATCTGCAAGACGTACAGACAATTATTCCAGAACTTGTGAA GAGGGGAGGCGTCGTAGCAAAATGCGCGCAACAACTAAATCTGGTTCTCCAACAGTCGTAA